A stretch of the Massilia sp. W12 genome encodes the following:
- a CDS encoding sensor histidine kinase: MPISILLQIVSRAFLWIFLLSIDVAGPLLFMLNPGVEAAYAIWLGLACISLLATWAFAEDDVVRDLRELSLYGVLVQSIALLLYKLGYPASMFSVSLSGAIFLLKYLRLLWPAKTADGRHFSAWPVFGLYGWWRARRGAQIWPPSPAQARQCWLALGISLALGILMASMGLVLKIAYFCLAAMFAAPLLHRITRRELLEQHQRYLCAVQAAQRAAARASIEHSLAAEQERHNRQLEANHAALAEAHRQNAQLLQIQQQQAHQLQRYNAALRDAAHDLQQPLALARVCADNLIRRCAGSERAASGEQLQEALRQLGESIESSIHGAQIVTGVLPAQAVAIDLRALTQRFSADWQSGPLRHVRLSLRVSRRVRQDCEADLQIVQRILRNLLSNAARHVRPEGRVLLSVRAQRQQCLVQVWDQGPGIAEGEGGDGHANFLAFVARLRKEGSRCSAGGGYRLGMNNVLQLCMAGGIRIQLHARKGRGAVFSFFVPYSRHARFCAMPTDLPQCAPQLTASVQYFPQRNPQARCAGWP; this comes from the coding sequence ATGCCAATCTCTATTTTGCTGCAAATCGTATCCCGTGCTTTTTTGTGGATCTTTCTGCTCTCCATCGACGTGGCCGGCCCCTTGCTGTTTATGCTCAATCCGGGCGTAGAGGCGGCTTATGCGATCTGGTTGGGATTGGCATGTATTTCCCTGCTCGCGACCTGGGCTTTTGCCGAAGATGATGTGGTGCGCGACTTGCGCGAACTGAGTCTGTATGGCGTGCTGGTGCAATCCATCGCCTTGCTTTTATACAAGCTGGGCTACCCGGCCAGCATGTTTTCCGTTTCCCTCTCCGGCGCCATTTTCCTGCTCAAATACCTGCGTCTGCTGTGGCCGGCAAAAACGGCCGATGGCCGCCACTTCAGCGCCTGGCCGGTATTCGGCCTGTATGGCTGGTGGCGGGCGCGGCGCGGCGCGCAAATCTGGCCGCCCAGTCCGGCTCAAGCGCGCCAATGCTGGCTGGCCCTGGGCATCAGCCTGGCGCTGGGCATCTTGATGGCGAGCATGGGACTGGTCTTGAAAATCGCTTATTTTTGCCTGGCTGCGATGTTTGCGGCCCCGCTCTTGCACCGCATCACACGACGCGAATTGCTCGAACAACACCAACGTTACCTGTGCGCCGTCCAAGCCGCTCAGCGCGCAGCCGCGCGCGCCAGCATCGAGCACAGCCTGGCTGCAGAACAGGAAAGGCATAACCGCCAGCTCGAAGCCAACCATGCCGCCCTGGCCGAAGCGCACCGGCAAAATGCGCAACTATTGCAAATCCAACAGCAGCAGGCGCACCAATTACAGCGCTACAACGCCGCCCTGCGCGACGCCGCACACGACTTGCAACAGCCGCTGGCCCTGGCGCGCGTCTGCGCCGACAATCTGATCCGCCGTTGCGCCGGCAGCGAGCGCGCCGCCAGCGGCGAACAATTGCAAGAAGCCCTGCGCCAGTTAGGCGAAAGCATCGAAAGCAGTATCCACGGCGCGCAAATCGTCACCGGCGTATTGCCGGCGCAAGCCGTAGCGATCGACTTGCGCGCGCTCACGCAACGCTTTAGCGCCGATTGGCAAAGCGGCCCCTTGCGTCACGTCCGCTTAAGCTTGCGCGTCAGCCGCCGCGTACGCCAGGATTGCGAGGCCGATTTGCAAATCGTGCAAAGAATTTTGCGCAATCTGCTCAGCAATGCGGCGCGCCATGTCAGGCCCGAAGGCCGCGTCTTATTGAGTGTGCGCGCACAGCGCCAGCAATGTCTGGTGCAAGTCTGGGATCAAGGCCCCGGCATTGCGGAAGGCGAGGGCGGCGACGGACACGCCAATTTCCTGGCCTTCGTAGCGCGCTTGCGCAAAGAAGGCAGCCGCTGCAGCGCAGGCGGCGGTTATCGGCTGGGTATGAATAATGTGCTGCAGCTGTGCATGGCCGGCGGCATCCGCATCCAGCTGCACGCCAGAAAAGGACGCGGCGCGGTGTTCAGCTTTTTCGTGCCCTACAGCCGCCACGCACGCTTTTGCGCCATGCCCACAGATCTGCCGCAATGCGCGCCGCAGCTCACGGCCAGCGTGCAATATTTCCCGCAGAGAAATCCGCAGGCGCGCTGCGCCGGCTGGCCTTGA
- the tssI gene encoding type VI secretion system tip protein TssI/VgrG, translating into MKLVFIRKDGPTDTLLIESLHAEEEVSRDFEYTAHVLSDNPEIALKDVQGKLIGIELTRDDGGKRWFTGYCWNFELLEYDNSVATYKLTLVPWLAFLRLRKDMFIFQNKTYIEQTKEIFEDYAMAKFDLKVSKAGHRHTYCAQYDETDHNYVHRRWEEMGWHYWYEHDASGHRLILSDHSPAAEPVDGDTTIAYHHGGGNNKEDKIGIFGGQREIASGKVNLSSFDFKRPTPALVGKTSQQEQGQIAKLEVYEYRGLYGFVDADEGKFYAERQMEQIEGDAKSFAGRGNVRQMQPGRWFTLTRDHLKQLFRGPGHKFEFLLLSVTHDIHNNLLNSDGGMGTYDNSFICLRRKVFWRPARGHHSEEVRVPGVDTAIVVGPQGEEIYSDKYSRIKVQFHWDRMGKQDENSSPWVRVMTPWANKGFGMVAVPRIGTEVVIQYLQGNPDRPLVVGQLYNERHMPPWTLPANQTQSGVLTRSSKGGGPSNANALRFEDKKGEEEVWLHAEKDQRIEVENDESHWVGRDRKKTIDRDETVHVKRDRTETVDHNETITVHNDRKERVDHNEKISIGDNRTEDVGKDEDIHIGQSRSVHIGDHKNETVGKTKTETVALAKFLSIGGLYQTTVGGAMNTTVALAQAEEVGLSKTVVVGKTLTQTAGEQFKLTVGKSSLTLHADGRIELEGTEILISGSKKVELHGKDIDNNPA; encoded by the coding sequence ATGAAACTGGTTTTTATCCGCAAAGACGGTCCAACCGACACCTTATTGATTGAAAGCCTGCACGCCGAAGAAGAGGTTTCGCGCGACTTTGAATACACCGCCCATGTGCTGTCAGACAATCCTGAAATTGCGCTCAAAGATGTGCAAGGCAAGCTGATCGGCATCGAACTCACGCGCGACGATGGCGGCAAGCGCTGGTTCACCGGCTATTGCTGGAACTTTGAGCTGCTGGAATATGACAACAGCGTTGCCACCTACAAACTGACCCTGGTTCCCTGGCTGGCCTTCCTGCGCTTGCGCAAAGACATGTTCATTTTCCAGAACAAGACCTATATCGAGCAGACCAAGGAGATTTTTGAAGACTACGCGATGGCCAAGTTTGACCTCAAAGTCAGCAAGGCCGGCCACCGCCACACCTACTGCGCGCAATACGACGAAACCGATCACAACTATGTGCACCGGCGCTGGGAAGAAATGGGCTGGCATTACTGGTATGAGCATGACGCCAGCGGCCACCGCCTGATTTTGTCCGACCACTCGCCGGCGGCAGAGCCGGTCGATGGTGACACCACGATCGCCTACCACCATGGCGGCGGCAATAACAAAGAAGACAAAATCGGCATCTTTGGCGGCCAGCGCGAAATCGCCTCCGGCAAAGTGAATTTATCCAGCTTTGATTTCAAACGTCCGACCCCGGCCCTGGTTGGCAAAACCAGCCAGCAGGAACAGGGACAAATCGCCAAGCTCGAAGTGTATGAATATCGCGGCCTGTACGGCTTTGTCGATGCCGACGAGGGCAAGTTTTACGCCGAACGGCAAATGGAGCAAATCGAAGGCGATGCGAAAAGCTTTGCCGGGCGCGGCAATGTGCGCCAGATGCAACCGGGACGCTGGTTCACCCTCACGCGCGACCATCTGAAACAATTATTCCGTGGCCCCGGCCACAAATTTGAATTCCTGCTGCTGTCTGTCACCCACGATATTCACAATAACCTGCTGAATTCCGATGGTGGCATGGGGACATATGACAACAGCTTTATCTGCCTGCGGCGCAAAGTCTTCTGGCGCCCGGCGCGCGGCCATCACAGCGAAGAGGTGCGTGTGCCCGGCGTGGATACCGCGATTGTGGTCGGCCCGCAGGGTGAAGAAATTTACAGCGACAAATACAGCCGCATCAAAGTCCAGTTCCACTGGGACCGCATGGGCAAACAGGATGAAAACAGCTCACCCTGGGTGCGCGTGATGACGCCCTGGGCGAATAAAGGCTTCGGCATGGTCGCCGTGCCGCGCATCGGCACCGAAGTCGTGATTCAATATTTGCAAGGCAACCCCGACCGTCCCCTGGTGGTGGGACAGTTATACAACGAACGCCACATGCCGCCCTGGACGCTGCCGGCCAATCAAACCCAATCCGGCGTGCTGACCCGCTCCAGCAAAGGCGGCGGGCCATCGAACGCCAACGCGCTGCGCTTTGAAGACAAAAAGGGAGAAGAAGAAGTCTGGTTGCATGCGGAAAAAGATCAGCGCATCGAAGTTGAAAACGATGAAAGCCACTGGGTCGGGCGCGATCGCAAAAAAACCATCGACCGCGATGAAACGGTGCATGTCAAACGCGACCGCACCGAGACGGTGGACCACAATGAAACCATCACCGTGCACAACGACCGCAAAGAGCGGGTCGATCACAACGAAAAAATTTCGATTGGCGACAACCGCACCGAAGATGTCGGCAAAGACGAAGATATCCACATCGGTCAAAGCCGCAGCGTGCACATCGGCGACCATAAAAACGAAACGGTAGGCAAAACCAAAACCGAAACCGTGGCCCTGGCCAAATTTCTCTCGATTGGCGGCCTTTATCAAACCACCGTCGGCGGCGCCATGAACACCACCGTGGCCTTGGCGCAAGCGGAAGAAGTGGGCTTATCCAAAACCGTGGTCGTCGGCAAAACCCTGACTCAGACCGCCGGCGAGCAATTCAAACTCACCGTTGGAAAAAGCAGCTTAACCCTGCATGCCGATGGACGGATTGAACTCGAAGGCACAGAAATCCTGATTTCCGGCAGCAAAAAAGTCGAGCTGCACGGCAAAGATATTGATAACAACCCGGCATAA
- a CDS encoding DUF2169 domain-containing protein gives MQELMQTATPGKIKLAEIPEPPCPPLQNDSGLDAMLFNTIDPLRQAFHVLVAKSAWRITPGPQTGQAQLQEDMSPPPLADSDLAFAGQDPAAYGWRAESDLAPYKPLCDVLLAADAIAPGAQALPQFGVRLQVQAGGQAADAGAILIDKRLLISGARHFSGSGKDWRLSAPAPISRLPLRHTYACGGSLQLRAQDPALRHAPAAELLAAPDEQGRSLHLVAQSNPLGQGFARAWHLQSGTVQSIAAPQIEYLDQTMDGAAFWRAAESGALPPSAAPCPLGRAWLPRRQLAGVLPEQRYAADEVPFLPPDFDYRYWNCAPADQQCRYLQSGDLLRLWNLSEANDPAATLDAQGNHFLQCSLPPARCVALITLDVNGEAMLDVQDLQLDTLIYEQAERRFYCTWRLNLLADPAILSIRLLYVSEPAQIERINTLQSAQALLAQGA, from the coding sequence ATGCAAGAGCTGATGCAAACCGCCACGCCCGGCAAAATCAAGCTGGCCGAAATCCCCGAGCCGCCCTGTCCCCCTTTGCAAAACGACAGCGGCCTGGACGCCATGCTGTTCAACACCATCGACCCGCTGCGCCAGGCGTTTCATGTGCTGGTGGCGAAAAGCGCATGGCGCATCACCCCCGGCCCGCAAACGGGACAAGCGCAACTGCAAGAAGATATGTCGCCGCCGCCGTTGGCCGATAGCGATCTGGCGTTTGCCGGGCAAGACCCGGCTGCTTATGGCTGGCGCGCCGAAAGCGATCTGGCGCCATACAAACCGCTGTGCGATGTGCTGCTGGCCGCTGACGCCATCGCACCCGGCGCACAGGCGCTGCCGCAATTCGGTGTGCGCTTGCAAGTGCAAGCCGGCGGGCAAGCCGCCGACGCAGGCGCCATCCTGATCGACAAACGACTCTTGATCAGCGGCGCGCGCCACTTCAGCGGCAGCGGCAAAGACTGGCGCTTGAGCGCGCCCGCCCCCATCAGCCGCCTGCCGCTGCGCCATACATACGCTTGCGGCGGCAGTCTGCAACTGCGCGCGCAAGACCCGGCTTTGCGCCACGCCCCCGCCGCCGAATTGCTCGCGGCCCCGGATGAGCAAGGACGAAGCCTGCATCTGGTGGCCCAAAGCAATCCGCTGGGACAGGGCTTTGCGCGCGCCTGGCATTTGCAAAGCGGGACAGTGCAAAGCATCGCCGCACCACAGATTGAATATCTGGATCAAACCATGGATGGGGCCGCCTTCTGGCGCGCCGCCGAAAGTGGCGCACTGCCGCCCAGCGCCGCGCCCTGTCCCCTGGGACGGGCCTGGCTGCCGCGCCGCCAGCTGGCCGGAGTCTTGCCGGAACAGCGCTATGCGGCGGATGAAGTCCCGTTCTTACCGCCGGATTTTGATTACCGCTATTGGAACTGCGCCCCCGCCGACCAGCAATGCCGCTATCTGCAAAGCGGCGATCTGCTGCGCTTGTGGAATTTGAGCGAAGCGAACGATCCCGCCGCCACGCTTGACGCGCAAGGCAACCATTTCCTGCAATGCAGCCTGCCGCCGGCCCGATGCGTAGCCTTGATAACGCTGGACGTGAACGGGGAAGCCATGCTGGACGTGCAGGATTTGCAGCTCGACACCTTGATCTACGAGCAGGCCGAACGACGCTTTTACTGCACCTGGCGCTTAAACCTGTTGGCCGATCCCGCCATTCTCAGCATCCGCCTGCTGTATGTGAGCGAGCCGGCGCAAATCGAGCGCATCAATACCCTGCAGAGCGCACAAGCGCTGCTGGCGCAAGGAGCGTGA
- a CDS encoding RHS repeat-associated core domain-containing protein: MAKETVTQSSRFFCVSLVPDFCKTPVGPATPPLPYTIKGEFKQTSKPSKTLKTHSEPVFLHNTSVIPSVTGDEPGVAKGVKSNTVGKRVESLRFSSSYGANNTKTIEVGHMVWMNDRNTVGQIQERGAQPAKPTQADWTDKFQQGFKQTEQKVTQKLQDLSKQVNQKVKASSNALLDQGASILQSIHQKAENVRISLQPLAREWQNGKSQAFHAFGQDAMDTGGKIGVGSAALGVAGLGVGATGIGAPVAVVMEGGAAAGGVVAAGVGGTGAVVDSGATLLDDAANFILNGKTPDLVASAKQIGSNALQLLPIAKLRGLAGKLLPKGAAKAPKPGAPAPKPPAKPPKPPAKDPPANRSGRDGGKIKPGKKPKQDKPKDECPKNCATGGANPRPVKSRRPVHFGAGEEILYQTDFVTRGSLGLEWTRCYRSGSAAQDWGVLGARWSLPYSASLSISRRGIVYHDASGRALRLPRIAVGERHAVPGEGFTLERSSETECILHWQDGSQDRFTRGPDGWLPHGHDGVNAMLRPGAPLAVRSYHLSRHQAANSQGYRVLRDFAAAPGAVMLEVHGDDGTVLRAVRSQSAAQHSPHSQPVIGEVWQLFEDGAAQCMARYEYGTEDWACAAPPPGFAPLADSWPGGEEQVAQHAPALANQGLPHPAFLQLPPRLNLTAQRNALDARREYAYRLHLLQRYTDYLGHGFTLEWISLEALRASWRRDLSSMTPEQCAAWQAECAALAPIRLSSSQQARAIVSGAEDGAERVQIRYLDEDSTEVTEADGSRHLYYFNDAWLVTAYQAWQPGMQDEPERPVQLGKRRWSREGWLLSESDANGHTEQYSYDAHGNLIEQIDACGARTRIEYDAGNRPIRIQDALGGDTRMEWDAGGQLLRHIDALGHCTAYAWDAQGRLNGVQDARGGQTRLQYDAAGRLIRHTDCSQRSTEYSYDRSGNLLRQTDAMGQSTNYRYDALGRLLQVMYPDGLSETLEWDAADNLICHTDTGGAQTRYRYNNLQLPVERIDALGQRMRYGYDAMGRLSMLENANGERCSFAYNRQGWLIRETGFDGKVTEYQYDAAGRLQSSASAGAQTHYVRDALGRILARNSADDTVRFDWDALGRLTAVENRHASMRMRYDALGRLLEERQLLRLPTEIRSVMQTLHAQAAAQNNQQNNQQNNQHANQQASAAAAASAASQDHDELPHSIALLTRHEYDALGNRIASVLPNGRRLDWLRYGSGHWHGTLWQGQEIAHIERDALHREVRRNIGYRRGAQQNSRGIELEKHYDAQSRLSRFALYSAHSQQSRSYEYDRAGHLQRITDSRRGLQEYRYDPLGQLLQATQSGHTERFAFDPAGNLLQEGSANQPNAASNTGPNTGTNAAQISAPPGLGRLTHNLLQQWGGCRYAYDKQGNMIKRSLQHGSLEDQSEYAWDAQQCLSSMQRSYAGRRYRAHYVYDAFQRRIAKYVHSARHDAQGRLQEEGAELYYFVWDGDVLQQEIRFTQHLPGQPAMHSANHSGRHSARDYDSADLPSPHATRPLPAGQGECTTYLYEADSFVPMARTVSRHEQEEFAASAVYLPPAPGWASARDQLAQAQACDSHCQALQHAREEWRHHQIQAIREERAARLAAQDAQLYYHCDHIGAPLELLDEDGIAQWSARRLSWGKLHDIQDKHASQPLRFQGQYFDAESGLHYNRYRYYDPEVGRFVSQDPIGLQGDSNIYRYAANPVSWIDPLGLAGHNCIDDAAREVLVQANAKSIAKNKEYGGLIYKRGNRYYATNPIQGAGRSFSPKKAFKYVPKDAQVVGDYHTHGDYSIEGKGKKIIRTGEASRDDFDSDAFSNSDKRIHRDACAMFSKHRSYLGTPSGKFYVMENGAIHGF; encoded by the coding sequence ATGGCTAAAGAAACCGTCACCCAATCCAGCCGCTTCTTTTGCGTGAGCTTAGTGCCGGATTTTTGTAAAACCCCGGTCGGCCCCGCCACGCCGCCGCTGCCTTACACCATCAAGGGCGAATTCAAACAAACCAGCAAGCCCAGCAAAACCCTTAAAACGCACAGCGAGCCGGTGTTTTTGCACAATACAAGCGTGATTCCCAGCGTCACCGGGGACGAACCCGGGGTGGCCAAGGGCGTCAAGAGCAATACCGTGGGCAAACGGGTGGAGAGCCTGCGCTTTTCCAGCAGCTATGGCGCAAACAACACCAAGACCATCGAAGTCGGCCACATGGTGTGGATGAATGACCGCAACACAGTGGGACAGATTCAGGAACGCGGCGCACAGCCGGCCAAGCCGACCCAGGCCGACTGGACGGATAAATTTCAACAAGGCTTTAAACAGACCGAGCAAAAAGTCACGCAAAAGCTGCAAGACTTGTCCAAACAAGTGAATCAAAAGGTGAAAGCCAGCAGCAACGCCTTGCTGGATCAAGGCGCCAGTATTTTGCAAAGCATTCACCAGAAAGCAGAAAACGTGCGCATCAGCTTGCAACCGCTGGCGCGCGAGTGGCAAAACGGCAAATCGCAAGCCTTTCACGCCTTTGGCCAGGACGCCATGGACACCGGCGGTAAAATCGGCGTCGGCAGCGCGGCGCTGGGCGTGGCCGGCTTGGGCGTCGGCGCCACCGGGATTGGCGCGCCGGTGGCGGTGGTGATGGAAGGCGGGGCCGCCGCCGGCGGCGTAGTGGCTGCCGGCGTAGGCGGAACCGGGGCCGTGGTCGATTCCGGCGCCACCTTGCTGGACGACGCAGCCAACTTCATCCTCAACGGCAAAACCCCGGATTTAGTGGCCAGCGCCAAACAAATCGGCAGCAATGCATTGCAACTCTTACCCATCGCCAAGCTGCGCGGCCTGGCCGGCAAACTCTTGCCCAAGGGCGCAGCGAAAGCGCCCAAACCCGGCGCGCCGGCCCCCAAACCGCCCGCCAAGCCACCCAAACCGCCCGCCAAAGACCCGCCAGCCAACCGCAGCGGACGCGATGGCGGCAAAATCAAACCGGGTAAAAAACCCAAGCAAGACAAGCCCAAGGACGAGTGTCCCAAGAATTGCGCCACCGGCGGCGCCAATCCGCGCCCGGTCAAATCACGCCGCCCGGTGCACTTTGGCGCCGGTGAAGAAATTCTGTATCAGACCGATTTCGTCACGCGCGGCAGCCTGGGACTGGAATGGACGCGCTGCTACCGCTCCGGCAGCGCAGCGCAAGACTGGGGCGTGCTGGGCGCACGCTGGTCTTTACCCTACAGCGCCAGCCTGTCGATCTCGCGGCGCGGCATCGTGTATCACGACGCCAGCGGGCGCGCCCTGCGTCTGCCGCGCATCGCAGTTGGCGAGCGCCATGCTGTCCCCGGTGAAGGTTTTACCTTGGAACGCAGCAGCGAGACAGAATGCATCCTGCATTGGCAGGACGGCAGCCAGGACCGCTTCACACGCGGCCCGGATGGCTGGCTGCCGCACGGGCATGATGGCGTCAACGCCATGCTGCGTCCCGGCGCGCCATTAGCGGTGCGCAGCTATCACTTAAGCCGGCATCAAGCCGCCAATAGCCAGGGCTATCGTGTACTGCGCGACTTCGCCGCCGCCCCCGGCGCGGTGATGCTCGAAGTGCATGGCGACGATGGCACGGTATTGCGCGCGGTGCGCAGCCAGAGCGCGGCGCAACACAGCCCGCACAGCCAACCAGTGATCGGCGAAGTCTGGCAACTCTTCGAGGATGGCGCAGCGCAATGTATGGCGCGCTATGAATATGGGACAGAAGACTGGGCCTGCGCCGCGCCGCCGCCAGGCTTCGCGCCGCTAGCCGACAGCTGGCCCGGCGGCGAGGAGCAAGTAGCGCAACACGCCCCCGCCTTGGCAAACCAGGGTTTGCCGCATCCTGCCTTCCTGCAACTGCCGCCACGCTTAAATCTGACGGCGCAACGCAATGCCCTGGATGCGCGCCGCGAGTATGCCTACCGCCTGCACCTGCTGCAGCGCTACACCGATTATCTGGGACATGGCTTCACGCTGGAATGGATCAGCCTGGAGGCTTTGCGCGCCAGCTGGCGGCGGGACTTGAGCAGTATGACGCCGGAACAATGCGCCGCATGGCAAGCCGAGTGCGCAGCCCTGGCGCCGATCCGCTTAAGCAGCAGCCAGCAAGCGCGCGCCATCGTCAGTGGTGCGGAGGACGGCGCGGAGCGGGTGCAGATCCGCTATCTGGATGAAGACAGCACCGAAGTGACAGAGGCCGACGGCAGTCGCCATCTGTACTATTTTAATGACGCCTGGCTGGTGACAGCCTACCAGGCATGGCAGCCCGGCATGCAAGACGAACCGGAACGCCCGGTGCAACTTGGCAAACGGCGCTGGAGCCGCGAAGGCTGGCTCTTGAGCGAAAGCGACGCCAACGGACATACCGAACAATACAGCTACGATGCGCATGGCAATTTGATTGAACAAATCGACGCCTGCGGCGCGCGCACCCGTATCGAGTATGACGCCGGCAACCGGCCCATCCGCATTCAGGATGCGCTGGGCGGCGATACCCGCATGGAGTGGGACGCAGGCGGGCAACTGCTGCGCCACATTGACGCACTGGGACACTGCACCGCCTATGCCTGGGATGCGCAAGGGCGCTTAAACGGCGTGCAAGACGCGCGCGGCGGCCAGACACGTCTGCAATACGATGCCGCCGGGCGGCTGATACGGCATACCGATTGCTCGCAACGCAGCACGGAATACAGCTACGACCGCAGCGGCAATTTGTTGCGCCAGACTGATGCCATGGGACAGAGCACCAATTACCGCTACGATGCGCTGGGCCGCCTGCTGCAAGTGATGTACCCCGATGGACTGAGCGAAACCCTGGAATGGGACGCGGCTGACAATTTAATCTGTCACACTGACACAGGCGGAGCGCAAACGCGCTATCGCTACAACAATCTGCAATTGCCGGTTGAGCGGATTGATGCGCTGGGGCAGCGCATGCGTTACGGCTATGACGCCATGGGACGTTTGAGCATGCTGGAAAACGCCAACGGCGAGCGCTGCAGCTTTGCCTACAACCGGCAAGGCTGGCTGATCCGCGAAACCGGCTTTGACGGCAAAGTGACAGAATACCAATACGACGCGGCGGGCCGGCTGCAAAGCAGCGCCAGCGCCGGGGCGCAAACGCACTATGTGCGCGATGCGCTGGGCCGCATCTTAGCGCGCAACAGCGCGGATGACACTGTGCGCTTTGATTGGGATGCGTTGGGACGGCTCACCGCCGTGGAAAACCGGCACGCCAGCATGCGCATGCGTTATGACGCGCTCGGACGCCTGCTGGAAGAGCGGCAGCTGCTGCGCCTGCCTACAGAGATCCGCAGCGTGATGCAAACCCTGCATGCGCAAGCGGCAGCGCAAAATAATCAGCAAAACAATCAGCAAAACAATCAGCACGCTAACCAGCAAGCCAGCGCAGCCGCCGCCGCCAGCGCAGCCAGCCAAGACCATGACGAACTGCCGCACAGCATCGCGCTGCTGACGCGCCACGAATACGACGCCTTAGGCAACCGCATCGCCAGCGTGCTGCCGAACGGGCGGCGGCTGGACTGGCTGCGCTATGGTTCCGGGCATTGGCATGGAACCTTGTGGCAGGGACAGGAAATCGCCCACATCGAGCGCGACGCGCTGCACCGCGAAGTGCGGCGCAACATCGGCTACCGCCGTGGCGCACAGCAAAACAGCCGTGGCATTGAACTGGAAAAACACTACGACGCACAATCGCGCCTGTCCCGCTTCGCACTGTACAGCGCACACAGCCAGCAAAGCCGCAGCTATGAATACGACCGCGCCGGCCACCTGCAGCGCATCACAGACAGCCGGCGCGGTTTGCAAGAATACCGCTACGACCCGCTGGGCCAATTGCTGCAAGCCACGCAAAGCGGCCACACCGAACGCTTCGCCTTCGACCCGGCAGGCAATTTACTGCAAGAAGGCAGCGCCAATCAGCCTAACGCCGCGTCAAACACCGGGCCAAACACCGGGACAAACGCAGCGCAAATCAGCGCGCCGCCCGGCCTGGGCCGGCTGACCCACAATCTGCTGCAACAATGGGGCGGCTGCCGTTACGCCTACGACAAACAGGGCAATATGATCAAACGCAGCCTGCAGCATGGCAGCCTGGAAGATCAGAGCGAATATGCATGGGACGCACAGCAATGTTTAAGCAGCATGCAGCGCAGCTACGCCGGACGGCGCTACCGCGCGCATTATGTGTATGACGCCTTCCAGCGCCGCATCGCCAAATACGTACACAGCGCGCGCCACGACGCGCAAGGCCGGCTGCAGGAAGAAGGGGCGGAACTGTATTACTTCGTCTGGGATGGCGACGTATTGCAGCAGGAAATCCGCTTCACCCAGCACCTGCCGGGGCAGCCGGCCATGCACAGCGCCAACCATAGCGGCCGGCACAGCGCCAGAGATTACGACAGCGCCGACCTGCCAAGCCCGCACGCCACCCGTCCCCTGCCGGCGGGACAGGGGGAATGCACCACCTATCTGTACGAAGCGGACAGTTTCGTGCCGATGGCGCGCACAGTGAGCCGGCACGAACAGGAGGAATTCGCCGCCAGTGCAGTGTATCTGCCGCCGGCGCCAGGCTGGGCCAGCGCACGCGACCAGCTGGCGCAAGCGCAAGCCTGTGACAGCCATTGCCAGGCCCTGCAACACGCGCGGGAAGAATGGCGGCATCACCAAATCCAGGCGATCAGAGAAGAACGCGCGGCGCGCCTGGCGGCGCAAGACGCTCAACTCTACTACCACTGCGACCACATCGGCGCCCCGCTGGAGCTGCTGGACGAAGACGGCATCGCACAATGGTCAGCGCGCCGCCTGAGCTGGGGCAAGCTGCACGACATCCAGGACAAACACGCCAGCCAGCCTTTGCGCTTCCAGGGGCAATATTTCGACGCGGAAAGCGGTTTGCATTACAACCGCTATCGGTATTACGACCCGGAAGTGGGAAGGTTTGTTTCGCAGGATCCGATTGGGCTGCAAGGAGATAGCAATATTTATCGTTATGCGGCTAATCCTGTTTCATGGATTGATCCATTGGGGTTGGCTGGGCATAATTGCATTGATGATGCTGCGCGTGAGGTTTTAGTTCAAGCTAATGCAAAGTCGATTGCAAAAAATAAGGAATATGGTGGACTTATTTATAAGAGAGGGAATCGGTATTATGCCACTAATCCAATTCAGGGAGCAGGGCGATCATTTTCTCCAAAAAAGGCATTTAAGTACGTACCAAAAGATGCACAAGTTGTTGGAGATTATCACACTCATGGAGATTATTCAATTGAAGGGAAAGGGAAGAAAATAATCAGGACTGGTGAAGCAAGCAGAGATGATTTTGATAGCGATGCTTTTTCAAATAGTGATAAGAGGATACATAGGGATGCTTGCGCAATGTTTTCAAAGCATAGATCTTATCTTGGAACTCCAAGTGGAAAATTCTATGTAATGGAGAATGGGGCTATTCATGGTTTTTGA